The Rosa rugosa chromosome 3, drRosRugo1.1, whole genome shotgun sequence sequence AACTTAAACAAGACTCAACTGTGGAACACTAAATAATGAGGATGCACCCCACTCTCTTACCTCAGGATTCACATATTTTGTTCTCATATCATGCTTACACACGGGGCAGCATGTCCCCCATTTTGTCAGCCATGAGTCCACATAGCTTGAATGAAATTCTGCAAGTAACTCTCAGGTGGTTATGGAAATATTTAAACTTCGAATGACAAGGTAAGAAAGTATTGCTAACTTATATGACGTCCCTATTACTACTACCAGTTGGCAATATAGTGGAAAAGAAAAGACGATATAATATAACACTTTCATGTTACTCACAATTAGTTGTACATCTATCACAGGCTCAGAAACAGAGTTTGATGCTCTTGAATACGAACCTGGATCTTCTTCCTTCTCAAAAGTCAGGCAGATCAAGATATATTAATTAAAGCTCTTGCtgacataaagaaaaaaagattaatttcagtttaccccctgaggtttgaaggtgtcatcatttcaccccccaaactctcaatttcacttttttaccccctgaactttccaatttttgtcttccgtgcccaatgtctcctattccgtccaaattgaaCGTTAAGTCTGATAATGAGacccactttgagggctaaaatggtcaattcaagataaaaaaaaaaaaaaaaaatcctttttttttttttttttttttctgtttttcgttttttttttttttttttttttttttttttttgtcttcaacctttacaccacaagttataataggtttataaaaacaaaaaaaaatactctaggtggtttaaagccgctcgctggtctactatatttgtgatatatctccgatataGTGAataattttaggatatatcctcaataaagtgaagaaatatatgtaaaaaataattttacactttatatgtaaataaatatctgtaaaaaatgattttacactctcgctagtctacgatatttgtgatatatctctggtaaagtgaagaattttagatatatccccaataaagtgaagaaatatctgtaaaaaataattttacaccttatctgtaaataaatatctgtaaaaaatgattttacacagatatttcttcactttatttgggatatacagatatttacagataaagtgtaaaaaatgatatttcttcactttattgggtatatatcctaaaattcttcactttattggagatatatcacaaatatcgtagaccaaaaatgattttacacagatatttcttcagtttattggggatatacagatatttatttacagataaagtgtaaaattattttttacatatatttcttcactttattggggatatatcctaaaattattcactttatcggagatatatcacaaatatcgtaaaccagcgagcggctttcaaccacctagagtatttttttgtttttataaacctattataacttgtggtgtataggttgaagacaaaaaaataaaaataaaaataaaaacgaaaaaacagaaaaaaaaaaaaaaaaaaaggaatttatttatttttttttttttttatcttgaattgaccattttatctctcaaagtgggccccattatcggacttaacgtccaatttggacggaataagAGACATTGGGTacggaagacaaaaattggaaagttcagggggtaaaaaagtgaaattgagagtttgggggggtgaaatgatgacacccccaaaccttagggaggtaaactgaaattaatccaagaaaaaataaagatcTGAAAAACCTGAAACCCTTGGGTTTAACCCAAGTGATTATGAAGGGTAAGTAATAGACTGATAGGGTTAGAGAAAGATGAAGGTTGTGCATTGAACTCATTATGGCATGCAAAATCTAAGTTCACATTGCACCATGAGGATATAAAAACCCGGAAATCTATAATTTGAACTAACGAAGAAAAAACTAATGATGATATATCAACAATGTCAGCCATGGATACATACCTGCAACAAGAGGGTGAAGAAAGTTGAAATAGAGCCATTAAATATTAAATAAATCTTATATGTCTATATATGAACATGGTCCATACCACAAAACGGTGGCATTGacataaaaactaaaacaaaccaattAATCAAACATTATTTGATTAATTATACGTCCACAAATCACTATACAGATTTACATTATTTGattaattatacatatattcccTCTTGCTCCCAGACTTAATGACTAAAAACCCTTTGCTATTCCCTGATTACTTCAACCATCTAAACAACAACTACTAATCACCAAGTCAATGAAATAAGGAAACATCAATCAAAATAAATTCACAAACATGTTGTTAGGCACAAGTAGAGTGAAATAGACTCTCGTATGTAAGCATACCTGCTCCATTTGCTTTTCTCTACTGCATTCCAAGCATTCGGCTCTGGTGTGTTACATGGTCCTATAGTAGCCTGCCATTGCATTTGCATTAAGTGAACATTATCAGGATAATCTGCAAAATCAATCAGGGCTTTCTCCTTCAAACTAAGCACTCATGAGGACATCTGGTCTATGTTACACAGTTAGACACATGTCTCTTTCCGAtctggaaaacaaaagaaaaaccctaaaatcaaaatcaactcatttttgttttcatgaCAAATATGTAAAGGCAATTTGGCTCCAACCACACTCACTTTTCACAACATGTGAGATTACAAGAACAGAGAGACCAAAATATATTGTAAAGGCATATTCTTTTATAAGAATTCCATCTCAATTATACCTACAGGGCTACAAAGTAAAAGAATAGATGAATAATCTTTAGCTACAGACTAAGAGTGCCAAAGAATAGATGAATTCCATCACAAACACCATAAATTG is a genomic window containing:
- the LOC133739904 gene encoding uncharacterized protein LOC133739904 isoform X1; the protein is MCVALMMEWPDVHYRTLARLISKHAWLYSKMLAAETIVYQKDNMFWMSQPRVAGHRCFGSRPMLDPKATIGPCNTPEPNAWNAVEKSKWSRYVSMADIVDISSLVFSSLVQIIDFRVFISSWCNVNLDFACHNEFNAQPSSFSNPISLLLTLHNHLG